In one Zobellia galactanivorans genomic region, the following are encoded:
- a CDS encoding tetratricopeptide repeat protein gives MQVKHLVSFIMVILCWVPLSRLDAQQLSDTLEGLQGEAFFEEARKLRRDNPEEALVLLQEKHEELLKKGDTVNAVKALLEMPYINGQHVDYTKSYDTLWYALFLADSVDDDALKASVYNGLGRLYSFFKRKDEALEYLQTSLEINRKLIDRGKLQKADLVENYYLISATHRILNQHHLARVYLDSCFVNYAPIDGQLPMAYLHFEQAFQLYLDNKNEEALLLLGEVESWFLKNGPSFLVLVYSDMGDVYANMSNYKQSEVYYKKALAISEEYNSHVDFSSLVYEKLADLYESLGAYENAYKNQKKAKAIDAQFFDSRTAINQSLLEIKDEFRVEKEKQERLVRKQRLEKLEQADKISMLQRIILLGSLVFMAILGLIYFRSIRTRHLTEKQMLRRNKQLEIKKGKELLDLKNKELAVSALQMVEKDEFLKEIAERLKEAEGISDKPEVKQVLKSISHNRSDNWEEFRLRFTAVNEDFYNKITTMYPKLSQADQKLCALIKLNFSSKEIARLLGISVESVHTTRYRLRKKMKLERSVNLEEYISSL, from the coding sequence TTGCAGGTCAAACATTTGGTTTCTTTTATAATGGTTATCCTTTGTTGGGTTCCACTAAGTAGATTAGATGCGCAGCAACTATCCGATACTTTGGAAGGCCTGCAGGGAGAAGCGTTTTTTGAGGAAGCAAGAAAATTGAGGCGTGACAACCCTGAAGAAGCATTGGTCCTGTTACAAGAAAAACATGAAGAATTATTAAAAAAAGGCGACACGGTCAATGCGGTAAAGGCTCTTTTAGAGATGCCTTATATAAATGGGCAGCATGTTGATTATACAAAATCATACGATACGCTTTGGTATGCCCTTTTTTTGGCGGATAGTGTCGATGATGATGCTTTAAAGGCCTCTGTCTATAATGGGCTAGGTAGACTTTATAGTTTCTTTAAACGAAAAGACGAGGCCCTAGAGTATTTGCAGACCTCCCTTGAAATCAATCGCAAGTTAATTGACAGGGGCAAACTGCAAAAAGCTGATCTGGTTGAAAATTATTACTTGATAAGCGCTACCCATAGGATATTAAACCAGCACCACTTGGCCAGGGTGTATCTTGATAGTTGTTTTGTAAATTATGCTCCCATAGACGGGCAACTTCCTATGGCTTATTTACATTTTGAACAGGCCTTTCAATTGTATTTGGATAATAAAAACGAAGAGGCCCTGCTGTTGTTGGGGGAAGTAGAGTCGTGGTTTTTAAAGAACGGGCCGTCTTTTCTGGTTTTGGTGTATTCCGATATGGGTGACGTCTATGCGAATATGTCCAATTATAAACAAAGCGAAGTTTACTATAAAAAAGCCTTGGCAATTTCGGAAGAATACAATAGCCATGTTGATTTCTCTTCCTTGGTGTATGAGAAACTGGCCGATTTGTATGAAAGTCTCGGGGCGTATGAAAATGCCTATAAAAACCAAAAGAAGGCAAAAGCCATTGACGCCCAGTTCTTTGATAGTAGAACGGCAATCAACCAGAGTCTTTTGGAAATAAAGGATGAATTTAGGGTAGAAAAGGAAAAACAGGAACGCCTTGTGCGGAAACAGCGTTTGGAAAAATTGGAACAGGCCGATAAGATATCGATGCTGCAGCGTATTATTTTATTGGGCTCCTTGGTTTTTATGGCTATACTTGGTCTTATTTATTTCAGGTCGATTCGAACTAGGCATTTGACAGAAAAGCAAATGTTGCGGAGAAATAAGCAGCTCGAAATCAAGAAGGGGAAGGAACTTCTTGACTTGAAGAATAAAGAGTTGGCCGTATCGGCGCTTCAAATGGTCGAAAAGGATGAGTTTTTGAAGGAAATAGCGGAAAGGTTAAAAGAAGCGGAAGGAATCTCCGATAAACCAGAGGTCAAACAGGTTTTAAAATCCATTTCCCATAATCGAAGCGACAATTGGGAGGAATTCCGCCTTCGCTTTACCGCGGTAAACGAAGACTTTTATAATAAGATCACTACAATGTACCCTAAGCTAAGTCAAGCGGATCAAAAGTTGTGCGCTTTGATCAAACTAAACTTTTCAAGTAAGGAAATAGCTAGACTTTTGGGGATTTCGGTCGAGTCGGTGCACACAACAAGATATAGATTGCGCAAAAAAATGAAATTGGAAAGATCGGTCAATCTGGAAGAGTACATTTCGTCCCTTTAG
- a CDS encoding RagB/SusD family nutrient uptake outer membrane protein, with protein sequence MKNKFFANSFAISILVLITSCSDDFLNEEPVGTVNELTLANEEGVNGLLIGAYSLIDGYSSNGSPKGGQGEASGTNWIWGDVPSDDMHRGDTNGGWSQINDIERYEVRSDNEWLNGAWGVNFDGVARSNDVLRVLATAGEVISTEKADQIEAEAKFLRAWFHFQLRIKFEKVPYITEDVDPALVKNDREIWDDIEDDLQFGIDHLDPAPSEVGRASQWAAKALKARVHLFQSEFAEAKPLLDNIIEEGPFQLEPHFYNNFDEEHQNNGESIFEIQYSVNDGAGVHNSGVDHQTLYPNVEGLGYSYSAPSFDLFNAYKVEDNGLPLLDSFQDDLLLEDYQISDTEEFTPTSHLLDPRVDWTIGRRGIPFLDWGPMSGSDWMSDQLNMGPFMNKKNMFYKRNRGVISTESGYWAPGVNGNNFRLLRLGHVLLWRAEVAVEENDLPTALALVNRIRQRAADDIVMGKVSNTTFEEGNPIIVDYSQPAANYKLGLYDSFPSVEYARMAVRHEMRLEFALEGMRFYDLVRWGIADSTLNNYLSSELKDNKLPWLSGSSFTSGKNNYWPIPQVQLDLQPGVLTQNSSL encoded by the coding sequence ATGAAAAATAAATTTTTCGCAAATAGTTTTGCCATCTCAATTTTGGTTTTGATAACCTCTTGTAGTGATGATTTTCTTAATGAGGAGCCTGTGGGTACCGTAAACGAATTAACCCTCGCCAATGAGGAAGGGGTAAATGGATTGCTTATAGGTGCATATTCATTAATTGATGGATACTCTAGTAACGGTAGTCCTAAGGGTGGCCAAGGAGAGGCTTCTGGAACCAATTGGATTTGGGGAGACGTTCCTTCTGATGATATGCATAGAGGGGATACCAATGGAGGTTGGTCGCAAATTAATGATATAGAACGATATGAAGTAAGGTCAGATAATGAATGGTTAAATGGTGCCTGGGGTGTTAATTTTGATGGGGTAGCGCGCTCTAATGATGTTCTTCGTGTTTTAGCAACGGCCGGAGAAGTAATATCGACAGAAAAGGCTGACCAAATTGAAGCCGAAGCTAAATTCTTACGAGCATGGTTTCATTTTCAACTAAGAATTAAATTTGAAAAAGTACCCTATATAACCGAGGATGTTGATCCAGCTTTGGTTAAAAACGATCGGGAGATTTGGGATGATATAGAGGATGATCTTCAATTTGGGATTGACCATCTAGATCCGGCACCATCAGAAGTTGGTAGGGCATCACAATGGGCAGCAAAGGCATTAAAAGCACGAGTTCATTTGTTTCAGAGTGAATTTGCGGAAGCAAAACCACTTCTAGATAACATTATTGAAGAGGGACCTTTTCAGTTAGAGCCTCATTTTTACAATAATTTTGATGAAGAACATCAAAATAATGGGGAGAGTATTTTTGAAATTCAATATTCTGTAAATGATGGGGCAGGTGTACATAATTCCGGCGTTGATCACCAGACTTTGTATCCAAATGTTGAAGGGCTGGGTTACTCTTATAGTGCACCTAGTTTTGACCTTTTCAATGCGTATAAAGTAGAAGATAATGGTCTTCCATTGTTAGATAGTTTTCAGGATGACCTTCTTTTAGAGGATTACCAAATTTCAGATACGGAAGAATTTACACCGACTAGTCATTTATTAGATCCTAGGGTTGATTGGACTATTGGAAGAAGAGGTATCCCATTTTTAGATTGGGGGCCAATGAGTGGAAGCGATTGGATGTCTGATCAATTGAACATGGGGCCTTTCATGAATAAGAAAAACATGTTCTATAAGCGTAATAGAGGTGTAATTTCAACTGAGTCCGGTTATTGGGCACCAGGGGTAAATGGTAACAATTTCAGGTTGCTAAGGCTTGGTCACGTATTATTATGGAGAGCAGAAGTCGCAGTAGAGGAAAACGATTTACCTACAGCTCTTGCATTGGTAAATCGGATAAGACAGAGGGCAGCTGACGATATTGTAATGGGTAAAGTATCAAATACTACTTTTGAAGAAGGCAATCCTATCATAGTAGATTACTCACAACCTGCCGCAAACTATAAATTAGGGCTCTACGATTCTTTTCCTAGTGTAGAATATGCTCGGATGGCCGTAAGACACGAAATGAGATTAGAATTTGCACTCGAGGGAATGCGTTTCTATGATCTAGTAAGATGGGGAATTGCTGATAGTACTTTAAACAATTATTTGTCTAGTGAGTTGAAGGACAATAAGCTACCATGGTTGTCTGGCAGTTCTTTTACTTCTGGTAAAAACAATTATTGGCCAATACCACAAGTACAATTAGACCTTCAGCCTGGAGTTTTGACACAAAATTCATCACTGTAA
- a CDS encoding SusC/RagA family TonB-linked outer membrane protein: MKLLKFLKMGVFLAIFFLFSSHIQAQTMVTGTVSDEQGPIPGVNILIKGTSNGVTTDFDGNFSIEASPEDVLVISYLGYGTQNIKVGNQTTLNITLLTDQQQLDEVVVIGYGTRSKDALTSAVATVDKNYLEQQPVSNVSKALQGSASGVTTISASTPGGDAEVRIRGMGTINNNGPLWVVDGVQGAQSPPPGQIESIQILKDASSTAIYGARGANGVILVTTKTGKKNQAVKLDISVKTGMSFSDAKYDIMMDPQLIGEMLWLELENDGLPQTNAHFGSGATPVLNEYLYPNGGVSGAANVNPALYDQVNYPITKSNPQGTDWLDEIYQHGLIQNYDLSLMGGSEKTSYSFQAGFLEENGILKNTSFNRISFRSNVDSNPFEWLNIGQRLGVTYGETKGWGGNNSHNNLFNQIYLASPLVPVRDIAGNWAGGVVGGANINDGPNPVGFLDRLKDNSNKKYNITGNVYAAIEPIKNVTIKTLLGYDVDLFNNFSPSFAAWEQNTGAKSTTLTESSANETRWNWTNTFNYKNTFGEDHSVDFLFGMESSRIAYRTISASRQEYLSNDINFLVLDAGASNQLNNGSGFASTLFSYFSRINYDYAKKYILDLTVRRDGSSRFGAENRYGIFPAASLGWVASKENFLSGTEDWLSYLKFRASWGQSGNDQIGNYNSFTTYESDPGSSYYAIGGSDNTITQGYQSLAIGNPNAKWETTTSTNIAFDATLFRKLDLSVDFWKKDTEDMLFTVAIPQVVGDVIEPSVNIGGMSNKGVDISLSYRTSALDDWFTLNMSTTFTAYKNEVTKLSDNGNEFIQGFPTRQQIYTRTEVGRSFPEYYGYVVDGIFQTQSEADAHATNGTYNEPGNLKIRDVDGDGEITPEDRTYIGNPHPDFTAGFRLGMGFGNIDVSATLYASVGNDLANYTSRFTKYGLFEGPNSPERLYNSWGSPYLEDNNDATLPKASTSTAFEQNASTLYIEDGSFLRIQNLQVGYTLPDEIIEKLHLKHMKLYVIGSNLFTFTNYSGLDPEISAKRENGVPQEIDRGVDVGTWPISKQIMLGLNISL, translated from the coding sequence ATGAAGCTTTTAAAATTTTTGAAAATGGGAGTTTTTCTTGCCATTTTTTTCTTGTTTTCAAGCCATATTCAGGCGCAAACCATGGTGACGGGAACCGTTTCCGATGAGCAAGGGCCTATTCCGGGGGTCAACATTTTGATCAAAGGGACCTCTAACGGTGTAACCACCGATTTTGACGGAAATTTTAGTATTGAAGCATCCCCAGAGGATGTACTTGTTATTTCCTATCTTGGTTATGGTACCCAAAACATTAAAGTGGGTAATCAGACCACATTGAATATCACTTTACTTACCGATCAACAACAATTAGATGAAGTTGTGGTTATCGGTTATGGTACAAGAAGTAAGGATGCCCTTACCAGTGCAGTAGCTACGGTTGATAAAAATTATCTTGAACAACAACCCGTTTCAAATGTAAGTAAGGCCCTTCAGGGTAGTGCTTCGGGGGTGACGACAATTAGTGCCTCTACACCAGGAGGTGATGCCGAGGTACGAATACGGGGTATGGGAACCATAAATAATAACGGTCCACTATGGGTTGTTGATGGTGTTCAAGGTGCGCAATCGCCTCCTCCAGGACAAATTGAATCCATTCAAATCTTAAAAGATGCATCCTCTACGGCTATTTATGGTGCAAGAGGTGCCAATGGTGTTATTTTGGTTACCACGAAAACCGGTAAGAAGAATCAAGCAGTGAAGCTGGATATCAGTGTGAAAACGGGCATGAGTTTTTCGGATGCCAAGTATGATATCATGATGGATCCTCAATTGATAGGAGAGATGTTGTGGTTGGAGTTAGAGAACGATGGTCTGCCACAAACTAATGCCCATTTCGGAAGTGGGGCAACACCGGTTCTTAATGAGTACTTGTATCCAAACGGAGGGGTTTCAGGTGCGGCCAATGTTAATCCTGCTTTGTATGACCAAGTAAATTATCCCATTACCAAATCAAATCCGCAGGGAACGGATTGGTTAGATGAAATATATCAACACGGTTTGATTCAGAATTACGATTTGTCATTGATGGGGGGCTCTGAAAAAACCTCCTATTCCTTTCAGGCAGGTTTTCTTGAAGAGAATGGTATACTTAAGAATACGTCATTTAATAGAATTTCTTTCCGGTCTAACGTTGATTCAAATCCTTTTGAATGGTTGAATATTGGTCAGCGTTTAGGGGTTACTTATGGAGAAACCAAAGGCTGGGGCGGTAACAATTCACATAATAACTTATTTAATCAAATCTATTTAGCTAGTCCATTGGTTCCTGTTAGGGATATTGCTGGAAACTGGGCTGGTGGTGTTGTTGGTGGAGCTAATATTAATGATGGTCCTAATCCTGTAGGTTTTTTAGATAGGCTTAAAGATAATAGTAATAAAAAATACAACATTACCGGAAATGTTTATGCGGCGATTGAACCTATTAAAAATGTAACGATCAAGACTTTGTTGGGTTATGATGTGGATTTGTTTAATAATTTCTCACCTTCTTTTGCTGCTTGGGAACAAAATACCGGTGCTAAATCTACCACTCTTACTGAAAGTAGTGCCAATGAAACACGTTGGAACTGGACAAATACATTTAACTATAAAAACACATTTGGAGAAGACCATAGCGTAGATTTTCTTTTTGGTATGGAATCTTCAAGAATAGCATATAGAACTATTTCTGCATCTAGACAGGAGTACCTTTCTAATGATATTAATTTCTTAGTGTTGGATGCAGGTGCTAGTAACCAGTTGAACAATGGTAGCGGATTTGCGTCTACATTATTTTCCTATTTCTCTAGAATTAATTACGACTATGCAAAAAAGTATATTTTAGACTTGACTGTACGGCGTGATGGTTCATCTCGTTTTGGTGCTGAAAATAGATATGGAATCTTTCCAGCTGCATCTTTAGGTTGGGTGGCGTCAAAAGAGAATTTTTTGAGTGGTACTGAAGACTGGCTCAGTTATTTAAAATTTAGAGCAAGTTGGGGGCAATCGGGTAATGATCAAATCGGGAATTACAATAGTTTCACTACATATGAGTCGGACCCTGGATCATCTTATTATGCTATTGGTGGATCGGATAATACGATTACTCAAGGATATCAGTCTTTGGCAATTGGTAATCCAAATGCTAAATGGGAAACTACCACGTCTACTAATATTGCTTTTGATGCCACTTTATTTAGAAAATTGGATTTGTCTGTGGATTTTTGGAAAAAGGATACTGAGGATATGTTGTTTACCGTGGCAATTCCGCAAGTTGTGGGTGATGTTATTGAACCTTCGGTAAATATAGGGGGGATGTCAAATAAGGGGGTAGACATATCGCTTTCGTACCGTACTTCAGCATTGGATGATTGGTTTACCCTTAATATGTCGACCACGTTTACGGCTTATAAAAATGAGGTCACTAAACTTTCTGATAATGGGAATGAGTTTATACAGGGATTTCCAACACGTCAGCAAATCTATACTAGAACGGAAGTGGGAAGATCTTTTCCTGAGTATTATGGTTACGTAGTTGATGGTATTTTTCAAACGCAAAGTGAAGCGGATGCACATGCTACTAATGGTACTTATAATGAACCGGGTAATTTGAAAATTAGAGATGTGGATGGCGATGGAGAGATTACTCCAGAAGATCGTACCTATATCGGTAACCCCCATCCGGATTTTACGGCAGGTTTCCGTTTAGGTATGGGATTTGGAAATATTGATGTTTCGGCAACACTTTATGCAAGTGTGGGGAATGATTTGGCGAATTACACAAGTAGATTTACTAAATACGGACTTTTTGAAGGTCCAAATAGTCCGGAAAGATTATATAACTCATGGGGAAGTCCTTACCTAGAGGATAATAATGATGCTACTTTACCTAAAGCATCTACTTCAACTGCATTTGAGCAAAATGCTTCAACGCTTTATATAGAGGATGGCTCTTTTTTACGTATTCAAAACCTACAGGTGGGGTATACCCTTCCTGATGAAATAATAGAAAAGCTGCACCTTAAACATATGAAATTGTATGTAATTGGCTCAAATTTATTCACGTTTACCAACTATTCAGGGCTAGATCCTGAAATTAGTGCTAAGAGAGAAAATGGCGTTCCACAAGAAATTGACCGAGGGGTTGATGTGGGTACTTGGCCAATATCTAAACAGATCATGTTGGGATTGAATATCTCATTATAA
- a CDS encoding IclR family transcriptional regulator has translation MKKPKAELKSTYNVPNLERGLSIIELLATRTKGMTLAEITETLSITKSSAFRIVSTLIFKNYLQKNETTKKITLSRKMLTLGISSMNEQSIVEHSIDVMRALRDELKESVMLGVLLDSTGTILEQVPSSYPVKLFVEPGTQFHLHTSVGGKCILAHIPPEEVEMALKGKPLTKFTENTITSKKQFKNVLKEVKEKGYAVDNSEDIEGINCVGAPIFNEYGYPVAALWITAPYGRLPVSEFDNKGKIVFKYAMKISTKLGYLTQSL, from the coding sequence ATGAAGAAACCGAAGGCAGAATTAAAGTCCACTTACAATGTTCCAAACTTAGAGAGGGGGCTTTCTATTATAGAGTTGTTGGCTACACGAACCAAAGGTATGACCTTGGCTGAAATAACCGAGACTCTCTCCATTACTAAATCCAGTGCTTTTCGGATCGTCAGTACCCTTATTTTCAAGAATTATCTTCAGAAGAACGAAACTACCAAAAAAATAACCCTTTCTAGAAAAATGCTGACCCTAGGTATTTCTTCTATGAACGAACAGAGTATTGTAGAGCATTCTATTGATGTTATGCGTGCGTTGCGCGATGAGCTTAAGGAGTCGGTTATGCTAGGGGTGCTTCTTGACTCTACGGGAACCATTTTGGAACAGGTTCCCTCTTCTTACCCTGTTAAACTCTTTGTTGAGCCCGGTACCCAATTCCATTTACATACTTCTGTGGGGGGTAAATGTATATTGGCCCATATCCCTCCGGAAGAAGTTGAGATGGCCTTGAAAGGGAAGCCCTTGACCAAGTTTACGGAAAATACAATTACTTCAAAAAAACAGTTTAAAAATGTGTTGAAGGAAGTTAAGGAAAAGGGATATGCCGTAGATAATAGTGAGGATATAGAAGGGATTAATTGTGTGGGGGCCCCCATATTCAATGAATATGGTTATCCGGTAGCGGCGCTATGGATTACGGCGCCATATGGTCGTCTTCCGGTTTCGGAGTTCGATAATAAGGGAAAGATCGTATTTAAATATGCGATGAAAATTTCTACAAAACTTGGTTATTTGACCCAGTCTCTATAA
- a CDS encoding sulfatase produces the protein MKHMLYSVITLSILVFSGCKNEEKKVEKQQGTQVAKPNVLFILADDYGYHDLSITGSKFYETPNIDRIAKEGMSFTNGYAASRVCSPSRASIMLGTFTARHGITDWIGAKAGTEWRKTGRFNKLLPADYEHKLPAEAITLPEAMKAAGYKTFFAGKWHLGEKGSWPEDHGFDINIGGWDAGSPNGGYFSPYNNPNLENRKDGENLSMRLAEETVTFLKENDPNKTGKPVFAYLSFYAVHGPIQTTKEKWAKYRKKAVRNGVADSGYKMAKFLPIRQVQDNPVYAGLVETMDDAVGRVLNTLDSLGLDKNTLVVFTSDNGGVSAGDSFSTSNLPLRGGKGYQFEGGIREPYFIKAPWLVKGGAYTSEPVTGADLYPTILDVVGADLKPEQHLDGKSLLPILKGGHLEERALFWHYPHYGNQGGEPSSVIRKGDWKLIHYYEDGREELYNLKNDLQELSNVASENPELTKQLSEQLFAYLDDVGARYPEKDPDYDPKKEAAYLKKIEEVKMPALEKQRRDFLSADFDPKDNWWGSNLTKD, from the coding sequence ATGAAGCACATGCTCTATTCCGTTATAACCTTAAGTATATTGGTTTTTAGCGGTTGTAAGAACGAAGAAAAAAAAGTTGAAAAACAGCAAGGAACGCAGGTCGCTAAACCCAATGTACTCTTTATTTTGGCCGATGATTACGGTTATCATGACCTGAGTATTACGGGGAGTAAATTTTACGAAACGCCAAATATTGATAGAATCGCCAAAGAGGGTATGTCCTTTACCAACGGATATGCGGCAAGTAGGGTGTGCAGTCCTTCCAGGGCGAGTATTATGCTGGGAACCTTTACGGCCCGACACGGAATAACCGATTGGATAGGGGCGAAGGCAGGAACGGAATGGCGCAAGACCGGACGCTTTAATAAATTGCTGCCGGCAGATTATGAGCATAAGTTGCCGGCCGAGGCCATCACTTTGCCAGAGGCCATGAAAGCGGCTGGATACAAGACGTTTTTTGCGGGAAAATGGCATTTGGGAGAAAAAGGCTCCTGGCCTGAAGATCACGGTTTTGATATCAACATAGGAGGATGGGATGCCGGGAGTCCGAATGGGGGATATTTCTCACCATACAATAATCCAAATCTCGAAAACCGAAAAGATGGCGAAAACCTGAGCATGCGTTTGGCCGAGGAGACCGTCACCTTTTTAAAGGAGAACGATCCGAACAAAACCGGAAAACCCGTCTTTGCCTATCTTTCCTTTTACGCCGTTCACGGACCGATACAGACAACAAAGGAGAAGTGGGCGAAATATAGAAAAAAAGCGGTAAGGAACGGGGTGGCGGACTCGGGCTATAAAATGGCGAAATTCCTTCCGATACGTCAGGTGCAAGACAATCCTGTCTATGCCGGTTTGGTAGAGACAATGGATGATGCCGTAGGCAGGGTGTTGAATACCTTAGATTCACTTGGTTTGGACAAAAACACCTTGGTCGTGTTTACTTCCGATAACGGAGGGGTGTCTGCGGGAGATTCGTTTTCAACTTCCAACCTACCATTGAGAGGTGGAAAGGGCTATCAGTTTGAGGGAGGTATACGTGAGCCTTATTTTATAAAAGCACCTTGGTTGGTAAAGGGAGGGGCATATACTTCAGAGCCCGTAACCGGTGCCGATTTATATCCGACCATTCTCGATGTGGTGGGGGCCGACCTGAAACCGGAACAACATTTGGACGGAAAAAGTCTCTTACCTATTTTAAAGGGAGGCCATTTGGAGGAAAGAGCATTGTTTTGGCACTATCCGCATTACGGAAACCAAGGAGGGGAGCCCTCCTCGGTTATACGAAAGGGCGATTGGAAATTGATCCATTATTATGAAGATGGTCGGGAAGAACTATACAATCTCAAGAACGACCTTCAAGAATTATCGAATGTGGCTTCGGAGAATCCAGAGTTAACAAAGCAGTTGAGCGAGCAATTGTTTGCTTACTTAGATGATGTAGGCGCCCGATACCCCGAGAAGGATCCTGACTACGATCCTAAAAAAGAAGCGGCCTATCTCAAAAAAATTGAAGAAGTAAAAATGCCCGCCCTTGAAAAACAAAGACGCGACTTTTTATCCGCTGATTTTGACCCTAAGGATAATTGGTGGGGTAGTAACCTTACTAAGGATTAA
- a CDS encoding alpha/beta hydrolase, with product MFRTTEISDAAYESANLRFITVKTEKLRGRGDICVFVPPMADLEDLPLVILLHGVYGSAWVWSQKAGVHISALQMMEKGEIPPMVIAMPSDGLWGDGSGYLPHHQKDFESWIVDDVPNAVIENIPSVSKKSELFISGLSMGGFGALRLGVKYHDRFKAISAHSSITDIAQMELFVEEPLDSYVQEDHSENTVWGLIEKNKAQLPNLRFDCGTEDDLIPYNRTLHKNLEENRIPHLYEEFKGAHEWTYWSEHVKDSLRFFSRFC from the coding sequence ATGTTTAGAACCACCGAAATTTCAGATGCCGCCTACGAAAGTGCCAATCTTCGTTTTATTACCGTAAAAACGGAAAAACTAAGGGGGAGAGGGGATATTTGTGTATTTGTACCTCCAATGGCCGACTTGGAAGATTTGCCGCTGGTTATTTTGTTACATGGGGTCTATGGCAGTGCTTGGGTCTGGTCTCAAAAAGCCGGGGTGCACATTTCCGCACTTCAAATGATGGAAAAGGGCGAGATTCCCCCCATGGTAATCGCCATGCCTTCAGACGGACTTTGGGGAGATGGTTCGGGGTATCTTCCGCATCATCAAAAAGATTTTGAAAGTTGGATCGTTGACGATGTGCCCAATGCCGTTATCGAGAATATTCCATCGGTAAGTAAAAAATCGGAATTGTTTATTTCGGGACTCTCCATGGGCGGCTTCGGGGCTTTGCGGTTGGGAGTGAAATATCACGACAGGTTCAAGGCTATTTCGGCACATTCGTCCATTACCGATATTGCGCAAATGGAACTCTTTGTAGAAGAACCCCTCGATAGCTATGTGCAGGAAGACCATTCCGAAAATACAGTCTGGGGGCTCATAGAAAAAAACAAGGCCCAGTTGCCCAACCTACGGTTCGATTGTGGCACCGAAGATGATCTTATCCCTTATAATAGGACGCTTCACAAAAACCTAGAGGAAAACCGTATTCCACATCTATACGAAGAGTTCAAAGGGGCGCACGAGTGGACTTACTGGAGTGAGCACGTCAAGGACAGTCTTCGGTTTTTTTCAAGATTCTGTTAG